The Aphelocoma coerulescens isolate FSJ_1873_10779 chromosome 2, UR_Acoe_1.0, whole genome shotgun sequence genome contains a region encoding:
- the LOC138106070 gene encoding tumor necrosis factor receptor superfamily member 16-like has protein sequence MRPLPVPLLLLLLSPVRDGTGTGSGAGTGNGPGRDGTGRVSRCPRGAPGSPSPLCPQVPGRGGGCPPCPPGVPEPCDSRCPPCARTRSPAEEEPEEPCPPCPPCTHEATAPLPEGTPPVSGDPRVTPPVSGAPPEPPPGDIIPLYCALLAALVVGLVAYVAFKCWDTCRKKRQLDKARDAGDAGVAADGEKLRGDSGVCPDSPGLEPPQPPPPEGPSPLPGSPRRQEEPGELERLLELGTPGSDRRGPGVAPGDITSAV, from the exons ATGCggccgctcccggtgccgctgctgctgctgctgctgagcccgGTGCGGgacgggaccgggaccgggagcggggccgggactGGGAACGGGCCGGGCCGGGATGGGACGGGCCGGGTCTCCCGCTGCCCCCGGGGCGCTCCGG gcagcccCTCCCCCCTGTGCCCGCAggtgccggggcggggcggggggtgccccccgtgtccccccggtgtccccgagCCCTGCGACAGCCGCTGCCCGCCCTGCGCCCGCA CGCGGAGCCCCGCGGAGGAGGAGCCGGAGGAGCCGTGCCCGCCCTGCCCGCCGTGCACCC ACGAGGCCACGGCGCCGCTCCCTGAGGGGACCCCGCCGGTGTCGGGggacccccgagtgaccccgcCGGTGTCGGGGGCCCCCCCCGAGCCGCCCCCCGGGGACATCATCCCCCTCTACTGCGCCCTCCTGGCCGCGCTCGTCGTGGGGCTCGTGGCCTACGTGGCCTTCAAGTG ctgGGACACCTGCAGGAAGAAGCGGCAGCTGGACAAGGCGAGGGACGCGGGGGACGCGGGGGTGGCGGCGGACGGGGAGAAGCTGCGGGGGGACAGCGGCGTCTGCCCGGACAGCCCCGGCctggagcccccccagcccc cccccccggaGGGTCCCTCCCCGCTCCCGGGGTCCCCGCGGCGCCAGGAAGAGCCGGGAGAGCTGGAGCGGCTCCTGGAGCTGGGGACACCCGGCAGCGaccggcgcggccccggggtggcaccgggggaCATCACCTCCGCCGTGTGA